In the genome of Triticum urartu cultivar G1812 chromosome 5, Tu2.1, whole genome shotgun sequence, one region contains:
- the LOC125506848 gene encoding ethylene-responsive transcription factor ERF010-like, translating into MPPRRRETWGYRGICARPSGGFSTEIRFHRMRLGLGNFDTANEAARTYDAAAWRLRWPHITFNFPNVPTRERAQELAPLPRLITDEDRRNNRRREHRLGIAEMDEEAMALWRQRFLQDIINKREFYEQRRAERDKRRAERAAYHEDKRRRKADAQFNRRLGVASPWESDDDRYLHAYSQTSEEDITQEESDDEE; encoded by the coding sequence ATGCCGCCGCGTCGCCGGGAAACTTGGGGATACCGCGGCATCTGCGCGCGCCCCTCCGGCGGCTTCTCCACCGAGATCCGGTTCCATAGGATGCGCCTCGGCCTCGGTAATTTCGACACCGCCAACGAGGCCGCCCGCACGTACGACGCAGCGGCGTGGCGCCTCCGGTGGCCTCATATAACATTCAACTTCCCCAACGTGCCAACGCGGGAGCGGGCACAGGAGCTCGCGCCTCTGCCGCGGCTTATCACTGACGAGGATCGTCGCAACAACCGGAGGCGGGAGCACCGTCTCGGCATCGCTGAGATGGATGAGGAAGCCATGGCACTGTGGCGCCAACGCTTCCTGCAGGACATCATCAACAAGCGCGAGTTCTACGAGCAAAGGAGGGCGGAGAGGGATAAGAGGAGGGCGGAGCGAGCCGCCTATCACGAGGACAAGCGTAGGCGAAAAGCGGACGCTCAATTCAACAGGAGGCTAGGAGTAGCGTCCCCCTGGGAATCCGACGACGATCGGTATCTTCACGCCTACAGTCAGACATCAGAGGAGGACATCACCCAGGAGGAGTCGGACGACGAGGAGTAG